The following are encoded in a window of Streptomyces sp. SAT1 genomic DNA:
- a CDS encoding carboxylesterase family protein encodes MTDRPVFRSGPLRYATAERFARPRPPVSGAPAGPVGTVCPQPPSRLDAVMGPPLDRRPQSEDCLQLAVTAPRGGPAPGSPGLPVLVWFHGGGFSSGAGIRDWYDGGALAAEQDVVVVSAGYRLGALGYLLLDGVSEGNLGLWDQLEALRWVREHIARFGGDPGNITLFGQSAGALSIRLLMDVPEASGLFRRAILQSAPLAIATRPVDEARDLGRFFAARVGTDPRTAAPERLLAAQALTAAEQQRRTGNSLAPAFGPVSGIGPLPAEAGPLDSRNGAVDVLYGWNADDMSAFPEGPDDSGSVAERTRRVFERPLTALRGELERAGARAYGYRLDWRPPNSPFGATHCVELPLLLGSAGAWRSAPMLGDADWAEVDAIGRRVRTTWAAFARDGSPGPMSAPLTALTG; translated from the coding sequence ATGACCGACCGCCCCGTCTTCCGCAGCGGCCCCCTGCGGTACGCCACCGCCGAGCGCTTCGCCCGGCCCCGCCCCCCGGTTTCCGGGGCCCCCGCCGGGCCGGTCGGCACCGTCTGCCCACAGCCTCCGTCCCGTCTGGACGCGGTGATGGGCCCGCCCCTCGACCGGCGGCCGCAGAGCGAGGACTGCCTCCAGCTGGCGGTCACCGCTCCGCGGGGCGGCCCGGCACCCGGCTCGCCGGGCCTGCCGGTGCTCGTCTGGTTCCACGGCGGCGGCTTCAGCAGCGGCGCCGGCATCCGCGACTGGTACGACGGCGGCGCCCTCGCAGCGGAGCAGGACGTGGTCGTCGTCAGCGCCGGCTACCGGCTGGGCGCCCTCGGTTACCTCCTCCTCGACGGCGTCAGCGAGGGGAACCTCGGGCTGTGGGACCAACTGGAGGCGCTGCGCTGGGTGCGTGAGCACATAGCCCGCTTCGGCGGTGACCCCGGGAACATCACTCTCTTCGGCCAGTCGGCCGGCGCGCTGTCCATCCGGCTGCTGATGGACGTGCCCGAGGCGAGCGGCCTGTTCCGCCGGGCGATCCTGCAGAGCGCCCCACTGGCCATCGCCACCCGGCCGGTGGACGAGGCACGGGATCTCGGCCGCTTCTTCGCCGCCCGCGTCGGCACCGACCCACGGACCGCCGCCCCCGAGCGGCTGCTGGCCGCACAGGCCCTGACCGCCGCCGAGCAGCAGCGCCGTACGGGGAACTCCCTGGCTCCCGCCTTCGGACCGGTCAGCGGCATCGGACCGCTGCCCGCCGAGGCCGGGCCGCTCGACTCCCGCAACGGCGCCGTGGACGTCCTGTACGGATGGAATGCCGACGACATGTCCGCCTTCCCCGAAGGCCCGGACGACTCCGGGAGCGTCGCCGAGCGCACCCGGCGCGTGTTCGAGAGGCCGCTCACAGCGCTGCGCGGCGAACTGGAGCGGGCCGGTGCCCGCGCGTACGGCTACCGCCTGGACTGGCGCCCGCCCAACTCACCCTTCGGTGCCACCCACTGCGTCGAACTCCCCCTGCTCCTCGGCTCGGCCGGGGCCTGGCGGAGCGCGCCGATGCTGGGCGACGCCGACTGGGCGGAGGTGGACGCGATCGGCCGCCGGGTGCGTACCACCTGGGCCGCCTTCGCCCGCGACGGAAGTCCAGGCCCGATGTCGGCACCGCTGACCGCTCTCACCGGCTGA
- a CDS encoding MFS transporter: MSDDARRRGASRTALATLLGTTLEWYDFFLYGTAAALVFDKQFFPSLSPAAGTLAAFGTLAVGFVVRPLGGLVFGHFGDRLGRRSTLVVSLLLMGVGSTLIGLVPSYDTIGLWAPVLLVLLRVVQGIGLGGEGAGATLMSMEHAPEGRRNLYAGFPQMGTPAGLVLANVVFLVTQSLAGDGTFTDWAWRVPFLLSIVLVGVGLVVRLRVTESPSFEQTKEQHEVVRFPLAAALRTGRVRLLVTLLAVVANSAVAYVFMVFTLSYGTDHLGYDQRFLILGVSGAAVLWGVSIPVWTRIADRSGRRTLFIGGSVAVLVWCAVFFPLLDTGDTAMALLALAGMGLIIAPTHCVQGAIIADTFPVRVRYSGTSLILQAGAVLGGGLAPVISSALLDSVGSSTGVTWYLVGVCALSLAGAVALFRVAPVAPAEPSPSPSELAGKA; the protein is encoded by the coding sequence ATGAGCGACGACGCGAGGCGTCGGGGCGCGAGCAGGACAGCGCTGGCCACCCTTCTGGGCACCACCCTGGAGTGGTACGACTTCTTCCTCTACGGCACGGCAGCCGCTCTCGTCTTCGACAAGCAGTTCTTCCCGTCCTTGAGCCCCGCCGCGGGGACGCTCGCCGCCTTCGGCACCCTCGCCGTGGGTTTCGTGGTCCGGCCACTCGGCGGGCTGGTCTTCGGCCACTTCGGCGACCGCCTCGGCCGCCGCTCGACCCTGGTGGTGTCCCTGCTCCTGATGGGGGTGGGCTCCACCCTCATCGGGCTCGTGCCCAGCTACGACACCATCGGCCTGTGGGCCCCGGTGCTGCTGGTCCTGCTGCGCGTGGTCCAGGGAATCGGGCTCGGCGGCGAGGGCGCCGGTGCGACCCTGATGTCGATGGAGCACGCTCCCGAGGGACGCCGCAATCTCTACGCGGGCTTTCCTCAGATGGGCACTCCGGCCGGCCTGGTGCTGGCGAACGTGGTCTTCCTGGTCACCCAGTCCCTGGCCGGGGACGGCACGTTCACCGACTGGGCGTGGCGTGTTCCGTTCCTGCTGAGCATCGTCCTGGTCGGGGTCGGTCTCGTGGTCCGGCTGAGGGTCACCGAGTCGCCGTCCTTCGAACAGACCAAGGAGCAGCACGAGGTCGTCCGCTTCCCGCTGGCCGCCGCGCTGCGGACCGGTCGGGTCCGCCTGCTCGTCACCCTGCTGGCCGTGGTCGCGAACTCGGCGGTCGCCTACGTCTTCATGGTCTTCACCCTGTCCTACGGCACCGACCACCTCGGTTACGACCAGCGGTTCCTGATCCTCGGGGTCAGCGGGGCGGCCGTGCTGTGGGGCGTGTCCATCCCCGTGTGGACCCGGATCGCCGACCGCAGCGGCCGGCGCACACTCTTCATCGGCGGCTCCGTGGCCGTCCTTGTCTGGTGCGCGGTGTTCTTCCCGCTGCTGGACACCGGTGACACCGCCATGGCGCTGCTGGCGCTCGCCGGGATGGGCCTGATCATCGCGCCCACCCACTGTGTGCAGGGCGCCATCATCGCCGACACCTTCCCGGTGCGGGTGCGGTACTCCGGCACGTCGCTCATCCTCCAGGCCGGTGCCGTGCTCGGTGGTGGCCTGGCGCCCGTGATCTCCAGCGCACTCCTCGACTCGGTCGGCTCCTCGACGGGCGTGACGTGGTATCTGGTGGGTGTCTGCGCCCTGAGCCTGGCCGGCGCGGTGGCGCTCTTCCGCGTCGCCCCGGTAGCGCCGGCCGAGCCGTCACCGTCGCCCTCCGAACTGGCAGGTAAGGCATGA
- a CDS encoding 2-hydroxymuconic semialdehyde dehydrogenase, giving the protein MTAQTPRWIRNFVDGRFVDPTDRCFDAIDPATGQVHGRVHEADAPLVDRAVSAARRALTPWSATPVRERTDVLRRAADLIEARFEEFVAAESADTGKPLALARDLDVARAVANFRTFADVVAAAGQESFLTDLPGGRQALNYAVRKPLGVVAVIVPWNLPLLLLTWKIAPALACGNTVVVKPSEETPGTATLLAEVLAEAGLPAGAYNVVHGFGGGSAGEYVTSHPGIDGVTFTGSSATGAHVMKTVAPRVRPVSFELGGKNAALVFADADLDETLDGLTRSVFANTGQVCLCTERVYVQREVFADIADGLVERARSLRLGDPRDGATTTGPLISQGHREKVRGYMRLAQEAGAEVLTGGGTPDLGAELDGGSWIEPTLWTGLTNADRPVREEVFGPVAALIPFDTEEEAVALANDTEYGLAASVWTRDLRRGHRVAQAMNVGMAWVNTWFLRDLRSPFGGVGLSGLGREGGASSLHFYTEPTNVCVQL; this is encoded by the coding sequence ATGACGGCACAGACTCCGCGGTGGATCCGCAACTTCGTCGACGGGCGTTTCGTCGACCCCACCGACCGATGCTTCGACGCGATCGACCCGGCCACCGGCCAGGTGCACGGCCGGGTCCACGAGGCCGACGCCCCCCTTGTGGACCGGGCGGTCTCGGCGGCCCGCAGGGCGCTGACCCCCTGGTCGGCGACACCCGTCCGGGAGCGCACCGACGTGCTGCGCCGGGCGGCGGACCTGATCGAGGCCCGGTTCGAGGAGTTCGTCGCCGCCGAGTCCGCCGACACCGGCAAGCCCCTCGCTCTCGCCCGCGACCTCGACGTGGCCCGAGCCGTGGCCAACTTCCGCACGTTCGCCGACGTGGTCGCCGCCGCCGGCCAGGAGTCCTTCCTGACCGACCTGCCCGGTGGCCGCCAGGCCCTCAACTACGCGGTGCGCAAGCCGCTCGGCGTGGTCGCCGTCATCGTCCCCTGGAACCTGCCGCTGCTGCTGCTCACCTGGAAGATCGCCCCGGCGCTGGCCTGCGGCAACACCGTCGTCGTCAAGCCGAGCGAGGAGACCCCGGGCACCGCCACCCTGCTGGCCGAGGTGCTCGCCGAGGCGGGACTGCCAGCCGGTGCCTACAACGTCGTGCACGGTTTCGGCGGGGGCTCGGCCGGTGAGTACGTCACCTCGCACCCGGGGATCGACGGCGTCACCTTCACCGGTTCGTCGGCTACCGGAGCGCACGTCATGAAGACGGTCGCGCCGCGGGTGCGTCCCGTCTCTTTCGAACTGGGCGGCAAGAACGCCGCGCTCGTCTTCGCCGACGCGGACCTCGACGAGACCCTGGACGGGCTGACCCGGTCGGTGTTCGCCAACACCGGCCAGGTGTGCCTGTGCACCGAGCGGGTCTACGTCCAGAGGGAGGTCTTCGCCGACATCGCCGACGGGCTCGTGGAGCGGGCCCGCTCCCTGCGCCTGGGCGACCCGCGGGACGGCGCGACCACCACGGGCCCGCTCATCTCCCAGGGCCACCGCGAGAAGGTGCGCGGCTACATGCGGCTCGCCCAGGAGGCGGGCGCCGAGGTGCTCACCGGTGGGGGCACTCCCGACCTCGGCGCGGAACTCGACGGCGGCTCCTGGATCGAGCCGACCCTGTGGACCGGCCTGACCAACGCCGACCGGCCGGTGCGCGAGGAGGTCTTCGGCCCGGTCGCCGCGCTGATCCCCTTCGACACGGAGGAGGAGGCCGTCGCCCTGGCCAACGACACGGAGTACGGCCTCGCCGCCTCGGTGTGGACCCGGGACCTCAGGCGCGGCCACCGGGTGGCGCAGGCGATGAACGTGGGGATGGCCTGGGTCAACACCTGGTTCCTGCGGGACCTGCGCTCGCCCTTCGGCGGCGTCGGCCTCTCCGGCCTCGGCCGCGAGGGAGGCGCCTCGTCGCTGCACTTCTACACCGAACCGACCAACGTGTGCGTGCAGTTGTGA
- a CDS encoding 2-keto-4-pentenoate hydratase, translating into MITQETVGALAAVLDDAQTSVSDTPSLADTHTLTVDDAYAVQAALLARRTARGERPTGVKLGFTSEAKMAQMGVSEIIVGRLTDAMRVVDGAEVELARFIHPKVEPEVAFRLGRDVDPHDPDADLADCVDAVAPALEIIDSRYRDFRFTYEDVVADNTSAAGYAVGPWLPVRDVSDLAVHLTHGENRAEGTTAAILGAPVNALRALLDMARRRDIPLRAGDTVLAGAATAAVALTPGVTTCEVAGLGRVSVRSV; encoded by the coding sequence ATGATCACCCAGGAGACGGTCGGAGCCCTGGCCGCCGTCCTCGACGACGCCCAGACGTCGGTGTCCGACACACCGAGCCTCGCCGACACCCACACCCTGACCGTCGACGACGCCTACGCGGTCCAGGCCGCGCTCCTCGCCCGGCGCACCGCCCGCGGCGAACGCCCCACCGGCGTCAAGCTGGGCTTCACCAGCGAGGCGAAGATGGCCCAGATGGGCGTCTCGGAGATCATCGTCGGCAGGCTGACCGACGCCATGCGCGTGGTCGACGGCGCAGAGGTGGAGCTGGCCCGGTTCATCCACCCGAAGGTGGAGCCGGAGGTCGCCTTCCGGCTCGGCCGGGACGTCGACCCGCACGACCCCGACGCCGACCTCGCTGACTGCGTGGACGCCGTGGCCCCCGCCCTGGAGATCATCGACTCCCGCTACCGGGACTTCCGCTTCACCTACGAGGACGTGGTCGCGGACAACACCTCCGCGGCAGGCTACGCGGTCGGCCCCTGGCTCCCCGTGCGGGACGTCTCCGACCTCGCCGTGCACCTCACCCACGGCGAGAACCGGGCCGAGGGCACCACCGCGGCCATCCTCGGGGCGCCGGTCAACGCGCTGCGCGCGCTGCTCGACATGGCCCGCCGCCGCGACATCCCGCTGCGCGCCGGCGACACCGTGCTCGCGGGCGCGGCGACCGCGGCGGTCGCACTGACCCCCGGCGTCACGACCTGCGAGGTCGCCGGACTCGGCCGCGTCAGCGTGAGGAGCGTGTGA
- a CDS encoding RidA family protein gives MDTARVIPGRAKPRGRFPHFRRAGDLVFVSGTSSRRPDNSFVGVATDEMGTTDLDIRAQTRAVLDNIGDILADAGGSLAEVVQVTAYLVSMNDFGGYNEVYGQYFDETGPARTTVAVHQLPHPHLLIEIQAVAHLPVARTAGDTAEETP, from the coding sequence ATGGACACGGCACGTGTCATCCCCGGGAGGGCGAAGCCGCGCGGGCGCTTCCCGCACTTCCGCCGCGCCGGTGACCTCGTCTTCGTCTCCGGCACCAGCTCCCGCCGCCCCGACAACTCCTTCGTGGGCGTCGCGACCGACGAGATGGGCACGACCGACCTCGACATCCGGGCGCAGACCCGCGCGGTCCTCGACAACATCGGCGACATCCTCGCCGACGCCGGCGGTTCGCTCGCCGAAGTCGTCCAGGTAACCGCGTACCTGGTCAGCATGAACGACTTCGGCGGCTACAACGAGGTCTACGGCCAGTACTTCGACGAGACGGGGCCGGCCAGGACCACTGTGGCCGTACACCAACTGCCCCACCCGCACCTGCTCATCGAGATCCAGGCCGTGGCCCACCTGCCGGTGGCCCGTACGGCCGGCGACACCGCGGAGGAGACACCATGA
- a CDS encoding 3-hydroxyanthranilate 3,4-dioxygenase, with the protein MTDIPEVIDFQGWIDDHAHLLKPPVNNRTMSLGNDFIVQIVGGPNQRTDFHLDPYEEWFYQVKGDMHVNLMTEDGPRTVHIRQGEAWLLPGNVPHSPQRPDPDSIGLVIERVREEGTLEKFLWFCPSCSARVYEVELQVTDIVADLPPVFERFYGDEKARTCSACGTLHPGKG; encoded by the coding sequence ATGACCGACATCCCCGAGGTCATCGACTTCCAGGGCTGGATCGACGACCACGCACATCTGCTGAAGCCCCCGGTGAACAACCGGACCATGTCGCTCGGCAACGACTTCATCGTGCAGATCGTCGGCGGCCCCAACCAGCGCACCGACTTCCACCTCGACCCGTACGAGGAGTGGTTCTACCAGGTCAAGGGGGACATGCACGTCAACCTCATGACCGAGGACGGCCCCCGGACCGTACACATCAGGCAGGGTGAGGCGTGGCTGCTGCCCGGCAACGTGCCGCACTCCCCGCAGCGCCCCGACCCGGACTCCATCGGCCTGGTCATCGAGCGGGTCCGCGAGGAGGGCACGCTGGAGAAGTTCCTCTGGTTCTGCCCGTCCTGCTCCGCGCGCGTGTACGAGGTGGAGCTCCAGGTCACCGACATTGTGGCCGACCTGCCGCCGGTCTTCGAGCGGTTCTACGGCGACGAGAAGGCCCGCACCTGCTCCGCCTGCGGGACCCTCCACCCCGGAAAGGGCTGA
- a CDS encoding amidohydrolase family protein, with protein sequence MAELIDVHTHYVPRGWPDLRGLGGPDAPWLRVETQKEAVIMTGSAEFRRIRSDCWDAEVRLRDMDADGVRAQVVSPTPAFFHYGRSGAEAARIARIFNDLALEITAPAADRLIPFCQVPLQDPDAACRELERAVAAGHRGVEIGNHVGDQDLDSEGVVTFLQHCAALDVPVFVHPWDMDSSPRLDRWMARWLTAMPAETHLSILALVLGGVFDRIDERLRICFAHGGGSFAFWLGRMENAWHARNDVVGTSEYPPSHYVGRFSVDSVVFDDRALRLLVDTLGEDSVMVGSDYPYPLGERPVGEVVRKSGFLTEQARHKITRGNAERYLGF encoded by the coding sequence ATGGCAGAGCTGATCGACGTCCACACCCACTACGTGCCGAGGGGCTGGCCCGACCTGAGGGGCCTCGGCGGGCCCGACGCCCCCTGGCTGAGGGTCGAGACGCAGAAGGAGGCCGTCATCATGACGGGGTCCGCCGAGTTCCGGCGGATCCGGTCCGACTGCTGGGACGCGGAGGTCCGGTTGCGCGACATGGACGCGGACGGTGTGCGTGCCCAGGTGGTCTCCCCGACACCGGCCTTCTTCCACTACGGCCGCAGCGGCGCCGAGGCTGCGAGGATCGCCCGGATCTTCAACGACCTGGCCCTGGAGATCACCGCCCCCGCGGCCGACCGGCTGATCCCGTTCTGCCAGGTACCGCTCCAGGACCCGGACGCCGCCTGCCGCGAACTGGAACGGGCGGTCGCCGCCGGCCACCGGGGCGTCGAGATCGGCAACCACGTCGGCGACCAGGACCTGGACAGCGAAGGCGTCGTGACCTTCCTCCAGCACTGCGCTGCCCTCGACGTACCGGTCTTCGTCCACCCGTGGGACATGGACAGCTCGCCCCGCCTGGACCGGTGGATGGCACGGTGGCTGACGGCCATGCCGGCCGAGACACACCTGTCGATCCTGGCGCTGGTCCTCGGCGGTGTCTTCGACCGGATCGACGAGCGTCTGAGGATCTGCTTCGCCCATGGTGGCGGTTCGTTCGCCTTCTGGCTGGGCCGCATGGAGAACGCCTGGCACGCCCGCAACGACGTCGTCGGCACCTCCGAGTACCCGCCCTCGCACTACGTGGGCCGCTTCTCCGTGGACTCGGTGGTCTTCGACGACCGTGCGCTGCGGCTGCTCGTGGACACCCTGGGGGAGGACAGCGTCATGGTGGGCAGCGACTACCCCTACCCGCTGGGGGAGCGGCCGGTGGGCGAGGTCGTGCGCAAGAGCGGCTTCCTCACCGAGCAGGCCCGGCACAAGATCACCCGTGGCAACGCGGAACGCTATCTGGGCTTCTGA
- a CDS encoding LysR substrate-binding domain-containing protein, whose amino-acid sequence METPRLFDGRLKLRHLLLVDALSRQGSVVGAAAELHVTQPAATRSLHEVEEILGVRLFERGPRGVSATVFGEAFTRHARAVLAQLTQAGRHVVELAAADRGTVVVGTHLAGSNILLPRAVAALKRDHPFLTVVVHEASPEELLLGLEAGRIDLVVGRLTAPSGEGLVRRPLYDEFVGLVVRAGHPLTGQPGAGLHDTLGFPWILPGPQTALRREVEELFTRRGLELPRNRVEATSFLTVRQLLLETDVVAVLPGSIVWDDGRLARLPVPLEQVGHRVGLTLPAERTLSPSARALIQSLEETADAMRESPSDDDGGRGDGGALRSVVDTG is encoded by the coding sequence GTGGAGACACCCCGCCTGTTCGACGGCCGCCTCAAGCTGCGTCACCTGCTTCTCGTGGACGCGCTCTCCCGGCAGGGTTCGGTGGTGGGCGCGGCGGCCGAGCTTCACGTGACCCAGCCCGCCGCGACCCGGAGCCTGCACGAGGTGGAGGAGATCCTCGGTGTGCGGCTCTTCGAGCGCGGTCCCCGAGGAGTCAGCGCCACGGTCTTCGGCGAGGCGTTCACCCGGCACGCTCGGGCCGTCCTCGCGCAGCTCACACAGGCGGGCCGGCACGTCGTCGAGCTGGCGGCGGCCGACCGGGGCACCGTCGTCGTCGGCACCCACCTGGCCGGCTCGAACATCCTGCTGCCGCGTGCGGTGGCCGCACTGAAGCGGGACCATCCCTTCCTCACGGTGGTGGTGCACGAGGCGTCTCCCGAGGAGTTGCTGCTGGGTCTGGAGGCCGGGCGGATCGACCTGGTCGTGGGCCGGCTGACCGCTCCGTCGGGCGAGGGCCTGGTCCGGCGCCCGCTGTACGACGAGTTCGTCGGGCTGGTGGTGCGGGCCGGGCACCCGCTGACCGGACAGCCGGGCGCCGGGCTCCACGACACGCTCGGCTTCCCGTGGATCCTTCCCGGACCGCAGACCGCGCTCCGCCGCGAGGTGGAGGAGCTCTTCACCCGCCGCGGACTCGAACTGCCGCGCAACCGGGTCGAGGCGACGTCCTTCCTGACCGTGCGCCAACTCCTGCTGGAAACCGACGTGGTGGCCGTACTGCCCGGCTCGATCGTGTGGGACGACGGCCGTCTGGCGCGGCTGCCCGTGCCGCTGGAGCAGGTCGGCCACCGGGTCGGTCTGACCCTGCCCGCGGAGCGCACCCTCAGCCCGTCGGCCCGCGCGCTGATCCAGAGCTTGGAGGAGACCGCCGACGCGATGCGGGAGAGCCCGAGCGACGACGACGGCGGCCGGGGAGACGGCGGTGCCCTCCGCAGCGTCGTCGACACCGGCTGA
- a CDS encoding IclR family transcriptional regulator, translating into MLDKAAQILDCLDPTVESYRLSELTRRTGLPKPTVHRLAADLVRLGWLERSGARYRLGAKLFELGSRVPRRRDLREAALPFLQDLFEATRETVHLGVREGREVVYLERIHGHDALRLPSRIGGSLPLSCTAVGKALLAFSGTELTDEVLAGPLPSLTAHSLTDPARLRAALEKTQVAGLAYEEEEAAEGVSCIAAPVFADGAAVAALSVAVPRERFSAARLAPAVRTASLGLSRTLRGGRTEGGLRFG; encoded by the coding sequence ATGCTCGACAAAGCCGCACAGATCCTCGACTGTCTCGACCCCACCGTCGAGTCGTACCGTCTGTCGGAACTCACGCGGAGGACCGGTCTGCCGAAGCCGACGGTGCACCGGCTGGCCGCGGACCTGGTGCGGCTCGGCTGGCTGGAACGCTCGGGGGCGCGTTACCGGCTGGGGGCCAAGCTCTTCGAACTCGGTTCCCGGGTGCCGCGCAGACGCGATCTCCGGGAGGCGGCCCTGCCGTTCCTCCAGGACCTGTTCGAGGCGACCCGGGAGACCGTCCACCTCGGCGTCCGGGAGGGCCGGGAGGTCGTCTACCTCGAACGCATCCACGGCCACGACGCGCTGCGGCTGCCGTCCCGCATCGGTGGCAGTCTGCCGCTGAGCTGCACCGCCGTGGGCAAGGCGCTGCTGGCCTTCTCCGGCACCGAACTGACCGACGAGGTCCTGGCCGGGCCGCTGCCCAGCCTCACCGCCCACTCCCTCACCGACCCCGCACGGCTGCGCGCGGCCCTGGAGAAGACCCAGGTGGCCGGCCTCGCCTACGAAGAGGAGGAAGCCGCCGAGGGGGTGAGCTGCATCGCCGCGCCCGTCTTCGCTGACGGGGCGGCCGTGGCCGCGCTGTCGGTAGCGGTGCCGCGGGAGCGGTTCAGCGCCGCCCGACTCGCCCCGGCGGTGCGCACGGCGTCCCTGGGGCTGTCGCGAACGCTGCGCGGTGGGCGGACGGAGGGAGGACTCCGGTTCGGTTAG
- a CDS encoding 2-keto-4-pentenoate hydratase — protein MTSPPERVRPDGADPRVVRAADTLAEAARTGLPCAPVRALFAEGDVDAAYEVQRLNVRRALAAGRRLTGRKIGLTSPAVQRQLGVDQPDFGALFADMQIRDGGRVPTGLLLQPKVEAEVAFVLGADLPASDCTGAGVLRAIEYVLPALEIVDSRVAGWDISIVDTVADNASSGLYVLGRTPVPLGRLDLPALAMTMTRDGEEVSRGTGADCLGSPLEAAVWLASALAAVNDPLRAGDVVLTGALGPMAPAAPGDRFRTDIGGLGSVRVEFAPEDTARAAVTEGESR, from the coding sequence ATGACTTCCCCGCCCGAGCGAGTCCGGCCGGACGGTGCCGACCCGCGCGTGGTCCGCGCCGCCGACACGCTCGCCGAGGCCGCCCGTACCGGACTGCCCTGCGCCCCGGTGCGCGCGCTGTTCGCCGAGGGCGACGTCGACGCCGCCTACGAGGTCCAGCGGCTCAACGTGCGACGCGCCCTCGCCGCGGGCCGTCGGCTCACCGGCCGGAAGATCGGCCTGACCTCCCCGGCCGTGCAGCGGCAACTCGGGGTCGACCAGCCGGACTTCGGGGCGCTCTTCGCGGACATGCAGATCCGTGACGGGGGCCGGGTGCCGACCGGACTGCTGTTGCAGCCGAAGGTGGAGGCCGAGGTCGCCTTCGTCCTCGGCGCGGACCTGCCGGCGTCGGACTGCACCGGCGCCGGAGTGCTGCGGGCCATCGAGTACGTGCTGCCCGCCCTGGAGATCGTCGACAGCAGGGTGGCGGGCTGGGACATCTCCATCGTCGACACCGTCGCCGACAACGCCTCCAGTGGCCTGTACGTCCTCGGCCGCACCCCCGTCCCCCTCGGCCGCCTCGACCTGCCCGCGCTGGCGATGACCATGACGCGCGACGGTGAGGAGGTGTCCCGCGGGACCGGTGCCGACTGCCTCGGCAGCCCGCTCGAAGCGGCCGTCTGGCTGGCCTCGGCCCTCGCCGCAGTGAACGACCCGCTCCGGGCCGGAGACGTCGTGCTGACCGGCGCGCTGGGGCCGATGGCCCCGGCGGCACCGGGAGACCGGTTCCGGACGGACATCGGCGGACTGGGCTCCGTACGGGTCGAGTTCGCCCCCGAAGACACCGCACGTGCCGCAGTGACAGAAGGAGAGAGCCGATGA
- a CDS encoding acetaldehyde dehydrogenase (acetylating) — protein sequence MSSESSAAGTRTKVAVIGSGNIGTDLMIKVLRLSGTLEVAAVAGIDPASDGLARARRLKVATTHEGVEGLVAMDEFAGVEIVFDATSAGAHRHHADVLGPLGRTLVDLTPAALGPYVVPPVNGDAHLDAPDVNMVTCGGQATIPMVAAVAAVTPVHYGEIVASIASRSAGPGTRANIDEFTATTASAIEQVGGAARGKAIIVLNPAEPPLIMRDTVHCLVSDCDTERITASVEEMVGRVQAYVPGYRLKQKVQFERVSTDDPLRGLLPAGTTGDALRVSVFLEVEGAAHYLPAYAGNLDIMTSAALRTAERMAAHRSTEGAAR from the coding sequence ATGAGCAGCGAGAGCAGCGCCGCCGGGACACGCACCAAGGTGGCCGTCATCGGATCGGGAAACATCGGCACCGACCTCATGATCAAGGTCCTGCGGCTCTCCGGCACCCTGGAAGTGGCCGCCGTCGCCGGTATCGACCCGGCCTCCGACGGCCTGGCCCGTGCCCGCCGCCTGAAGGTGGCCACCACGCACGAGGGCGTCGAGGGCCTGGTGGCCATGGACGAGTTCGCCGGCGTGGAGATCGTCTTCGACGCCACCTCGGCGGGTGCGCACCGCCACCACGCGGACGTCCTCGGCCCGCTCGGCCGCACCCTCGTCGACCTCACCCCCGCCGCCCTCGGCCCCTACGTGGTCCCCCCGGTCAACGGCGACGCCCACCTCGACGCCCCCGACGTCAACATGGTGACCTGTGGGGGCCAGGCCACCATCCCGATGGTCGCCGCCGTCGCCGCGGTGACCCCCGTGCACTACGGCGAGATCGTCGCCTCCATCGCCTCGCGCTCCGCGGGCCCCGGAACCCGCGCGAACATCGACGAGTTCACCGCGACCACCGCGTCCGCCATCGAACAGGTCGGCGGCGCGGCACGGGGCAAGGCGATCATCGTCCTCAACCCCGCGGAACCCCCGCTGATCATGCGTGACACCGTGCACTGCCTGGTGTCCGACTGCGACACCGAGCGGATCACCGCCTCCGTGGAGGAGATGGTGGGCCGGGTCCAGGCGTACGTGCCCGGCTACCGGCTCAAGCAGAAGGTGCAGTTCGAGCGGGTGAGCACGGACGACCCGCTGCGCGGGCTGCTGCCCGCCGGCACCACCGGGGACGCCCTGCGCGTCTCCGTCTTCCTGGAGGTCGAGGGCGCCGCCCACTACCTGCCCGCCTACGCGGGCAACCTCGACATCATGACCTCGGCAGCACTGCGCACCGCCGAGCGCATGGCCGCACACCGCTCCACCGAAGGGGCCGCACGATGA